The following are encoded in a window of Magnolia sinica isolate HGM2019 chromosome 11, MsV1, whole genome shotgun sequence genomic DNA:
- the LOC131218482 gene encoding non-specific lipid-transfer protein-like: protein MGKNVVGAMWVLCLVVAQIAGAAEVSCGDAVNALIPCGSFLLGSGAPTPSHECCQSAQSLNKLATTPTSRRALCQCLKQTGPSFGVKPERAKQLPPLCKLKLNIPISPTVDCNKI, encoded by the exons ATGGGGAAGAATGTGGTTGGTGCAATGTGGGTGTTGTGCCTAGTGGTGGCTCAGATTGCAGGGGCAGCTGAGGTATCATGTGGTGATGCGGTGAACGCGTTGATCCCATGTGGGTCGTTCTTGCTCGGCTCCGGAGCACCGACGCCGAGTCACGAATGCTGCCAGAGCGCGCAATCGTTGAACAAGTTGGCCACGACTCCAACTTCACGTCGCGCTTTGTGCCAGTGCCTGAAGCAGACCGGGCCGTCGTTTGGAGTTAAGCCTGAGAGAGCCAAGCAGCTCCCCCCTCTCTGCAAGCTCAAGCTCAACATACCCATTAGCCCAACCGTCGACTGCAACaa GATTTGA